A segment of the Sphingobacterium oryzagri genome:
TCCATTCAGGATTTTGCACCATGGCTCGGTTACTACTCATTTCGTTAAATGGAATGGGGTATAGATTCATTTTTGGCGCGATATAGTATGGTGTAAAAACGCTAACGCGATTGTAACTCAACCGCCCATCTGCCGCCCTGGTAATCTGTATACCATACAATGGCGAGGCAAAGACTTCGCCCGCAATGTTCCATCGACGGATATCAAAAAATCGATGCTCCTCAAAAGCCAATTCTACACGGCGTTCCTGTCTAATTCGGCTACGCATCTGGCTCTGCGAAAGTCCCGCTGGCAGATTAGGCATTCCCACCCGGCTACGCACCTGATTTATCGCGGTGTACACTTGCTGCACAGGTCCTGCCGCTTCGTTTTGTGCTTCTGCATAATTCAACAGTATTTCAGCATACCGCATGTACGGAAAATTGTGATTGGCATTGGCGCGTGCCGTCTGGTTACCATTATCCGTGAGAAACTTCCGCATGTAGTAGCCCGTTCTCGTTTCTGTGCTGTTTACGTTTCCGTAACCTTGTGGGCGGTCGAGCCCGCCATCAAAAGTCTCGACAGATCGCCCCGTCCAGGGCATGCCATTAACAAAGACGCTCCCTGCAAGACGTGGATCCCGATTGTAATAGGGATTAGACGCGTCATATCCAGAATTGGAAGCTGAAATTTCCAGGCCGTTACGCATTTCAAACGCATCGACAAAATTTTGAGTGGGATTCGTTTTTCCAAGATCGCCGCGTTGATTTCCTACAGGGCCATTGAGCTGTTCAAGTATTTGATTAGTTCCAGACATCCGCGCCAGAATAATTTCATTGTTAAACCGGGTAGAAAAAATATTTAAAAAGCGATTAACATAGGTCGCGTAATTGGCATCTGCGCTCATATGACGTACATTCGTGCTGTTAACGTGTGCCGTAGCCGTAGCTGTATGCAACGAATAGGCAAACGTTTGGTTATTCACATTTTCTATAAAACGTCTCGCCGCATCAGCCGCTAGCGCCCACTTGTCTAACGCTCCTGATGGATTATGCAACGGGCTGGCGGCATAGAGATACAAACGCGATTTCAACCCCCAGACGAAACCCTGGCTGACACGCCCAAACTCCGCCGCAAAAACCGGACTGCCACCATTCGAACCGCGCAAGTCTGGATAAGCTTCGTCCAGTTGCTGCTCAATATAATCTACGCATTCCTGAAAAGAATTGCGTGGCACTTGAATCTGCGTGTCATATTCGAATATGGTATCACCAATAATTGGCACGCCCCCCCATCGCTTCAGTAATTCGAAATAAAAGATAGCCCGCAATACTTTTGCTTCGGCGATCAATCGGTTTTCCAGCCCCGCTTCACTAAAAGGAACGACGTGTATATTTTTCAAAAAGATGTTAACCTTGCGAATGCCGGCGTAATTGCTACTCCAAACATTATCGGGAAGAACAAAGGTGTCAAAACTTCCACGTTGGTAAAACTCAATATTATCTCCCTCGGCGTTGGCCACAGCGTCATCACTGCCCGCATCCAAAATGTTGGCGGATAAGCTGAGAACGCCGACAATACCCGAGCCAGTTGTGGTGGTTCCAATGCGGTTGAAGCCTTGCGGAAGGTTGGAGTAAATATTATTATGAAAATTGACGGCATTTACGCCAAGTGAATCGGTCGGATCAAAAACGATATCTATCCCGGGTACTTCCAGCGGATAGTCTTCGATGGTTTTCGTACAATGCGAATTTAATAGCAGGACGATGCTACACAAGAGACCGAACAGCCAGCGCATCAGCGTGTTAAGGTTAGGACGTTGGTATGTGGTAAATTTCATGATGTTTTCATTTTTGGGGTTACAAAAAGGGCAAATCCTACAATCCAATGGTTACTCCTGCGTTTATAATGCGCTTGTTGGGCGAATAGCCCATCCCCGATTCCGGATCAAAATAATCGAGCGGCGTCCAGGTCATCAGATTCTGTCCGTTTACGAAGAGACGCAGCGATTGCAGGCGTATGCGCTGCAGAAAAGCGTGCGGAAGGCTGTAGCCCACCTCCATATTCTTCAGTCGGAGATAGCTGGCATCACGCAACCAAAAGCTGGAATTTTGCGTGTTATTTATGTTGGGACCTAAAGAAAGGCGCGGCAACGCAGCGTCCTCCATGTTCGTTGGCGTCCACCTGTTTTCTGTCGTGTAATCCAGCACATATCCTGCACCGTTCACGAAAGCCGACATTTCCAACGGGTTCAACATCATCGGCGTGTTCTTTGCGCCCTGAAACAGCACAGACAGGTCGAGCCCTTTGTAATGGAAACCAAAGTTAAGTCCGTAAAAAATAGTAGGTTTGTCACCCGCGATCACCTTTTGATCATATTGGTTGATCACACCATCTCCGTTGAGGTCGCGATAGTAAATATCTCCTGGTTGTAACGAATAGCCCGCTATAGTGGGCAAGCTTGAAGCCTGCGCTGCTGACTCCACCAGCCCGAGCGATTCATAGCCAAATATTTGGGTTTGATACCCTCCTTCACTATATCCCCATTCGTAGGGATAATACCCTTCATTTCGATCGATAATACGGCTTTTCGCGATATTGAAATTTCCGCCGACGTGGTAACCAAATCCGCCCGATGTCTCGCGACGATGTTGCATGCTCAATTCCCAACCATAGTAACGCGTTTGTCCTAAGTTTTGCTCGCGCAATGTTTGACCGATTACTCCGGAGTAAAGGTTATTGAAAGGACTAATCACCTCGTCGTAGAAGTGGTTATTATAATACTCTGCTGTTAGTTGAAGCGTATTTTTAAATAACCCAAATTCGATACCCATGTCATATTTCAGCGCACGCTCATAGTTTATGCTCGGATTGGCTAAAAAGTTCTCCATCGTTCCCAAAACGTTGGTCGAGCTTGCACCGAAATTGTAGCCGGTCGTGTTTAAGGTATAGCCTTGTATATGCGCGAAATAACCGCTGTTTACATTGGTAGCATTTTTTCCGACAGATCCACGTAACTTTAATAAACTAAGCGTATTATTTTCTGATGGGAACCAGGATTCGTTACTAGCGATCCACCCTAGCCCAACGGCAGGCAGTAATATCCATCGATTTTCTTCCGGATAACGGTTTACCGACGCATAGCTTAAGCCAAGCTCCGCGATATATCGATCGCGAAAGCTGTAGTTAGCGCTTAAACCGAAAGTATGGTTTACGTTAGCCAGCTGCGTATAGCTTTCGTTATACAAATCGTAATAATAAGTAGCCATACTGCGGATTTTGTGTCCGTTCCATGATTTATCATACCCTAGCAATCCGCTGAAGTAGTTTCTATTAAATTGATCAGTGATGGAAGGCACACCAATATTTGCCGTTACGAAACCAGGTGCTAAGATGGGGCTGTATACAATCTCCCCATTGGCATTTCGACTTATGCCAAAGGTCGGCGGATTTACCACACGGTTTATACTCCTGTTATAAAAGTTAGAAATCGAGGCAACTGCCTTTGCCCACAAACCGTCTGTAATATCTTCCAGATTAAAATGCAGATCGATGTCTGTATTGATCCGCCGAACCGACCCAGTGATATAACCCGAACTTAATGCACTACCCACCGCATTTCTTGTCCAGGCCGGCGTACCTGAAAAGGTATTGTCCGGGTTATAGATCGGGTGAATAGTCCGCGGCTGGAAGAACGCTCGATTGATCGATGTTGCTAGCGTACCGCCCGGCTCGTTGTATGTTTCAAACCCCGCGAAAATATGAAAGCCTACAGACAGCATCTTGCTGAAACTGATTCGGCCATTACCACGCAGGTTATACCGATCATAGGGATTGCTGGTATTGTAGACTTTATCCGGGTTATCCACTAAATTCCCTCCCTGGCCGAAATATTCTCCAGATAAAAAATAGTTGAAGGTTTCCCCCCTTCCGGAAAAATTTACGTTATACCGTGACTGGGCACTGCTTGGCTGATAGATGGCGCCATAATATTCGGCATAGGGCTGAAAAAAAGGATCATTCGTGCCATTTCTGTACGCTTCCAACGCGCTATTGGAAAAAGCAGGCGTAGCACGAGGGTTACTGTTTAGCTGCGCTTCGTTGTATAAAGAGGCATACGTGTAAGCATCGACAAAGTTAAACCGTTTTAAATCTTCGAGAAAACCCCACTGCGCATCAAAGGACGCTTCGAATGGCCGATGTTTAGACTGATCCTTGGTCGTTATATACACGACGCCATTCGCCGAGCGATTACCAAACATACTGGTAGAAAGGGCGTCCTTCATCACGGTTACCTGATCAATATCGTTAAAATTGATTGCGGTAAAATCACGAATAATACCATCCACGACCACAATCGGCGTGCGCCCACGAAGTGTCATGGCCGCCTTATCAAAATTTGAGCCCGCGCGTCCGGAATTTTGCCTCGTAAACAAGCCGGGCAGTCGTCCGGAAAGCGCGTTAGAAAGATCCGCGACCGGATGACTGCGCAAGACTTCGCCATCGATCGACGATAATCCAGCTACATTGACCTGCTTAGGCATCTTGCGAAACCAGACATCCACCAGCTCTTCCTGAGAATTGCTGAACAATGTATCCGTTATTGTTTGATCGGGTATGGTGTCCGTAACGATTCGTGCTGCTCGCCCGCTCGGCAGGCCAACAGCAAGACAAGGGAGAAACAAGGAAGCAGCCCATAAAACACACTTAAATAATTGTTGTATCCAATGCATCATCATAAATTTTAAATAATCAGTAGCTAGTTAGACGTTGCGTTTGCCGCAACCAAACCATTGGGCCGGCCATTAGATTGGCAGACTACATGAAAGTTCTTCGCCAGAATACGCTCCTTTTGCTGAGCAGTAAGTTCAACTTTACCCTGGGCACTATTTGTATTGCTAAAGGTGTGGCTCTCCAGCAAGAGAATAACTTCGCCCGGCGATGCCATCTGGCCGGCAACGATTTGCAGATTAGTGGGTACGTTGGGCGCCTCTAAAACGGTGAAATACACATCGTAATACAACTCATTGTTGGTCATCAGCCAAAGTTTCGCTGTCGCCCGGCTTGTGCCGTTAGGATCGTTTATGAGTGGATTGTTGCCCGTTAGAAAAAACGTTTCCGTATACTCTACAAACTCATGGGAGGTTGTATATTCTTTTTTGCAGCTCGCCCACAACAAGGCTACACAAAGAAAAAAAGGAGCAAACAACGGCAGGCGGAAATTAAATAGAATGTGTAAGGAGATTTTTTTCATACGATAGATCATCAAGAGAGTAACGAAATAATTTTTTTTGGTCAGTTAATCGAACACGTAATGTATAGCAATAATAAAAAAACATTATCATCAAAAAACATTTTGATTAAAAGCAAACGTTTGCACGAGTTACGAAAACGTTTTCAATCGTCTATTTTCAAAATAAAATAAACAATTAACTATTAAAACGACCAAAGAGAACCCAACATTTCGTCTTGGATGGGTAGGTTTTCCTACATAGCAATCAACGGATTGCCGACCAGTGTCTCGTAAGTAGGTGTCATAATACTTGCGACATGATGAAAAACCAATCTACTCTTGAAAAAATAAAGTTTTCGCCCATTTCAAGCGCATAGTTTATGCCCTGCCGATGTAAATGGGTACACATCTACTCCGTATAACTAACCAATCTTACGCAAGCAAAACCACATCGCAACCGTAAACGATAAAACATATTTTAATTGCCAAGAAACTTATCATATGATTAGTTTTATTTTTCTTTCACATTTTCGTCTGTTAGTACCAGCATATCAAAATACATCATGCCATGAACGGTATAAGCCAAAAGAGGTGGAAATTGATGAATAGCATTTTTAGTAACGATGACGAGTCTGCTGTGCGCGTGGAAACGGTGGTCAGTTATGCTAAGAACGATCTGTTATAAAAACTAACGGAGTATTAGCTCAACTCTGTAAAAGCAGCGAGAGCAACGCTTGTATTATCCAAATTGTTTAACAGCGCGGAGCTTAGCTCCGTAGTGGATCTACATGAACAGAAGAACGCTTGATGAAGCCTAAAAAAACCGAACAAACGTTATTGTTACATTTATAAAACCTGATTTATTCTATATTTAAAAAACAGTTAATAAACCATGCAAACATGCTATAAAAATTTTTTAAGAATGAAAAAATCGTATAAAAAAATATCCCTATTCATCGTTTTTCTCGCCATTTGTTATTTAACCGAACATACGCAAGCACAAATTGATGTTACAAAAAACCGTATGGCAGAGCGCGGCCAGATTCCACCACATCCACCGCGTCTTCCAGAGGGTGCAATACCAGCATTCCCTGGTGCTTGGGGCGGCGGCATGTTTACGACAGGCGGGCGTGGCGGAAAAGTTATTGCGGTTACCAACTTGCAAGATAGCGGTCCCGGCAGCTTGCGTGCAGCGCTGGAAACAGCAGGCGCACGTATCGTTATTTTTCGCGTTGCAGGCACCATCAAAATTAATGGCGATCTCCATATCAATCATCCAGACATCACCATTGCGGGACAATCGGCTCCGGGCGACGGTATTTGCATCGCGGGCACGCTTAACATTAATACACACAACGTCATCATTCGTCACTTGCGCGTTCGGCGCGGTGTACCTACCGGAGGACAGGGCGATGATAATATCGGTGGAAATCCGTATCATCACATTATTATTGACCACTGTTCGACGAGTTGGGGCATGGACGAAAATATTTCCCTCTACCGTCATATGCGTCCATCGTTGGATGGATCAACGCAGATTAAAGATCCGGCAGAGCATATTACCATTCAGTGGACAATTTCCAGCGAAGCACTTGATGCTAAAGGCCATGCATTTGGTGGTACCTGGGGAGGCAATCCATCAACCTTTCATCACAACCTGTTTGCCAGCAACACGGCGCGCAATCCATCTATCGGGATGTCGGGCGCATTCGATTTTCGATACAATGTGGTATTCAACTGGCGCCATAGATCAATCGATGGTGGTGATGAAACATCGACGATCAATCTTATTAACAATTATTTTAAACCAGGACCGGCCACCAATGCCAACATGCGCTCGGTATTTGCCCGAATTGAAGAGCGGAGCATGTACTCGCCTGGCAGCGCTTGGGCTGCGGGCGACTGGTATCCGAAAGAAAACAACCGACCCGGAAAATGGTATGTTGCCGGAAATGTGCTGCACGAAAACAGCGAAGTAAGCCAAAATAACTGGTTGGGCATGCGTATGAAAGATCGCCAACCGGCAGATAAAGAAAACGCAGGAGAACAGCTCAACCTCGCGCGGGTAAATACGCCGTTCGAAGGTTGGCCTGTAGCGCCACATCAACAGGCAGAAGAGGTTTTCACTGCCGTGATGGCAAAAGCCGGAGCCACGCTTCCTAAAAGGGACGTCGTGGATCAACGCGTCGTAAACATGGTACGCACCGGAAAGACCTTGACGGAAACCGGCATTATCAAATCTGTCGATGAAGTAGGTGGTTATCCTGAACTTCGCTTTTCAGCCAATGAGCTTCCTGTCGACAGCGATGGCGATGGTATGCCCGATGCTTGGGAAATCAAGCATCAACTTGATCCAAATAACGCGGCAGATGCCATAGTAGACAGCGATGGTGACGGATATACCAATATTGAAGAATACCTAAACGGCACCAATCCTAACGAAAAAATAGACTATCGGAACTTGGGCAATAATGTGGATACGATTAGTTAGCGATGCATTCCAGTAAAAGTGTGTTTAGCCATTTGTGTTGCTAAACACACTTTTTCGCTTTTGAACAACCGAAATTAATCGTATGCTATAGCTGCATTTGAGTCGCATAATTTCATAAGCACATTGTGCTCCATCGATCCACTTTGCGATGTTCTTCCATGAAATATTTAAAATTAAACACACCACAATTTGATTTTATCTGTTGATTTTTTTGTAAAAAATTTTTCCTGCAATTAACAGCCGTTTAATATAGGCGTGGTAAATTTGGTTTAATTGAAGATAAAACCGTATGCTACCATTTTTGATACTCGATTTTTTTCAAATCGTTGCTTTTGCCGCTGTTTTGTTGAGATTTCGACAGCGAACGCCTGTGGATAGCTACCTGACATTGATCATGCTGGGGGGAGCTTTGGCTATGCTATCCAAAATTGTATTGTTTCTGAGGGCGCCTAACCCCGATTTCGTGCTGACCATATCCTCCACGCTATCTTTTTGCGCCATGTCACATCTGTTTATATACGAGGTTATCACAGAGAAGCCCGTCAAAAAGTGGCTTTTTGGGCTATTTATTAGTCCTTTTGTGTTAAGTGTATTCCTTTTCATTATCGCGCTAATCCATATCAATAATCCTGTTGAGATAGCTTGGTGGCGCCTTTTTGGTAAAGATATCCGCTTATCCTCCCTCATTGTCCATTTATTTTTGGATCTGTTTATTATCGTGAAATACCACAGTAGCGCGCACAAATGGGTTAAAAATATAAACGGAGGCATTATCATTTATTTTGTGATACACAAGATGCTTCTTATCGGAATAATGACACTGCCGCCTCATTTAGTTCCGATTGAAAACATGACGGTTTATATTGGTTTGCTGTCTATGCCAGCCTTGTTAGCCATCACCGTTTACTACAAGGTGCTGCTAAACAGCTATCGAAAATCGAAGGAACTCGAAAAAACAATTGCCAACTTCGTTCAAAATACCGAGGCAAAAAGTACCAACAAGAAATATGTTAAATCCAATCCGAATGATACGAGGTACAAAGTGTTGGCAGATAAGATGCAAACCTATCTGACGCATGATAAGCCTTATTTGGATATGGATTTTTCCGCAGCAAATTTGGCAGATACATTTGAAATTACGCAACATGACCTGTCCCTTATCCTTAATCATCACCTAAACTGTTCATTTTACGAATACATCAATACGTTTCGTATACAGTATTACATAGAAAATATCTACCGGGTAAAAAATGGTGAATTAACGATATTGACATTAGCGTATGAAGCCGGATTTAGTGCTAAGTCGACATTCAATAAATACTTTAAGCAGGTCACGGGATTCTCGCCTACTGTCTACTTAGATCATGCTCATGCGTCGGATGCATCGGTATCTTTGTAACCTGTTAATAGTCTGTTAACAAAATGGTCACACAAATTAAATACACAACAAACCACTGTATATCAGCGTTTTAAAAACCAAACCGCGCTGTCTATCGTCTTAACCAATTGGCTCGGTCGCAGCGTTGAGCATGAAATAGTTGTTTTGGGCATCAAAAAAAAGTATGATGAAACCAAAAGGATTATTAACGAAAAAACGCTGTTGCTGGCTTTTGCTTCTCTTACTGATGAGCAATTTCCAACTTGTCAGCGCACAAACATTTCAGCTCAAAGGAAAAGTTGTTGATGAGTATGACAACCCGATAAGCGGAGCCACAATAATCGATTTTTCTACCAAGCGCAATACGGCTAGTGGTGCTGCAGGCGAATTTTCGCTCGTTGTTCAAGATAGCACGGTAATCAGCGTAAAAGCATTGGGCTACGTGTCGCAAACCGTCGACGTAAAGCACGCCCAAATCACGGTGCGTATGATCGCTGAAGAAAATCAGCTCGGTGAAGTGGTCGTCACGGCTATGGGGATCAAGCGTGAAGCGAAAAAACTTGGTTATTCCATTCAGGAAGTAAAAGGAGACGAAGTAAACAAAGTAAGGGACGCCAACCCCATGAACGCCATGGCCGGAAAGGTAGCAGGTCTTACCGTTGGCGCCAGTACAGAAATGCTGGGGCGTCCGGAGATTGTTCTTCGCGGAAGTAAAGATCTTTTATTTGTTGTCGATGGGATACCTATTAATTCGGACACCTGGAATATCAGTCCGGATGATATTGAAAGTTATTCGATCTTGAAGGGACCAAATGCCGCTGCGCTTTACGGTTCGCGCGGTATAAACGGGGCAATCGTGATGACCACAAAAAAGGGAAAGGCTTCAAATCTATCTGGAAATGCCTGGAGCATAGACTTTAACAGTACTAATCAGCTGGAAAACAGCTTTATCGTGCTTCCTGAAAGTCAGTCTGAATATGGTAGGGGAACTGGTTTTGTGTATGCATATGGCAATCGGCTGTATGACAATAACCAGCGTTTACCGACTTGGGGACCCAAGCTCGAAGGCCAGTTAATACAGCAGTACGATAGTCCTTGGGATGAGGCAACGCAAACACGCGGCACCAGCCCATGGATATCCCGCGGCGCAAAAAACTACGAAAATTTTGTTCAAACGGGCTTATTGTCTACTAACAATCTGGCATTTTCAAGGGCTGGCGAGGAGTATGACATGCGTATTTCCTATTCACACACGTATCAAAAAGGCATCTACCCGAATACGAAGTTTAATAGCGATAACTTCAACATCAATTCGGGATTTGATATTACCAGTAAACTACGCGTTGACGGTAATTTAAATCTCAATTTACAATACACGCCGAATATACCCGATGTGAGTTACGGGCCAAACAGCTATGCCTATCTTTTCAGGGTGTATGGATCTGCAGATTTTGATGTGAGAGATCTGGAAGATATCTATCGCGGTCCGCAAGGTATCCCAGATCAAATGCAATACGCCCATGAATATGGTCGTGTAAACAGCCCTTGGTTTATGGCCAAGGAATGGTTGAGAGGACACGACAAAACAGACATTTATGGAAATTTGAATCTGACCTACAAAATTAATGACGATATACGCCTGTTAGCCCGTACGCAGATCACCACCTGGCAGCAGCTGCGTTCGGAAAAAGTTCCGCCTTCGACAAACCTTAATGGCTATGTGCAATGGTATTCCTTTGGTTGGTTTGGTGATTACCGAGAAGATCAGCGTCGATTGTTTGAGAATAATACCGATGTGACTCTTAATTTCGACAAAAAGATAGGCGATTGGTCGGTTTCGGCACTAGCTGGTGGTGCACTTCGCACATTCAGTTTCCATTCCAACTGGACGACTACACGCGGCTTGGTAATTCCTAAGTTATACAACTTTTCGAACTCCAAAAATGCGGTACTCGATTACAATTATAATGCAAATATGCTGGTATACAGCGGATTTTATTCATTTGATCTTGGTTATAAAACCTATATTAACCTTAATACGACCGGCCGCGTGGACAACCTATCTACGCTTCCTAAAAACAATAATACCTTTTTCTATCCGTCGGTATCTTTGAGTACCGTGCTGAATGACTATATCGATATGCCCAAGGCGATCAATATGCTTAAACTAAGAACATCGATTGCGGAAGTAAAAGGCGGGTTAACTTCACCAACAA
Coding sequences within it:
- a CDS encoding SusC/RagA family TonB-linked outer membrane protein — its product is MMKPKGLLTKKRCCWLLLLLLMSNFQLVSAQTFQLKGKVVDEYDNPISGATIIDFSTKRNTASGAAGEFSLVVQDSTVISVKALGYVSQTVDVKHAQITVRMIAEENQLGEVVVTAMGIKREAKKLGYSIQEVKGDEVNKVRDANPMNAMAGKVAGLTVGASTEMLGRPEIVLRGSKDLLFVVDGIPINSDTWNISPDDIESYSILKGPNAAALYGSRGINGAIVMTTKKGKASNLSGNAWSIDFNSTNQLENSFIVLPESQSEYGRGTGFVYAYGNRLYDNNQRLPTWGPKLEGQLIQQYDSPWDEATQTRGTSPWISRGAKNYENFVQTGLLSTNNLAFSRAGEEYDMRISYSHTYQKGIYPNTKFNSDNFNINSGFDITSKLRVDGNLNLNLQYTPNIPDVSYGPNSYAYLFRVYGSADFDVRDLEDIYRGPQGIPDQMQYAHEYGRVNSPWFMAKEWLRGHDKTDIYGNLNLTYKINDDIRLLARTQITTWQQLRSEKVPPSTNLNGYVQWYSFGWFGDYREDQRRLFENNTDVTLNFDKKIGDWSVSALAGGALRTFSFHSNWTTTRGLVIPKLYNFSNSKNAVLDYNYNANMLVYSGFYSFDLGYKTYINLNTTGRVDNLSTLPKNNNTFFYPSVSLSTVLNDYIDMPKAINMLKLRTSIAEVKGGLTSPTIKSAITAITGVDLTSPGRGVLGYGQDLQTVYDGPSYANQDAYTVFSHYGGIPAVDFSNTIANPNLKPYSRLSYEAGVDLLMLNGRFGLDATYFRTINGPQIYALHVAPSTGYDSRNINGITTLNQGFEIAVHAVPIKKQHFTWDIKVNWSTFRETLKAIYAGEDVLTMNGHNYVVGERLDAVYGKKLARDGEGNIIHRAGLLYPTPTGISQNGLLGHLNPDFTFGIYNNFRYKTWSLGFQFDGRIGGSIFDFAYAQAMNAGTAIETVQGAMGEARNKEWESLRDNGKVEPHYVGQGVKIVAGTPIFEQGEIVNMQDLTFAPNDVPVSLQSYITGSNGLSGNTEYFMIDRSFAKLREVSISYSLPTKLLGKGVIRAASFSIVGRNLLYFAARKDMDLDSFASGFNSSDRTASGSQGSVGLQSAVPRRFGFNINLSF
- a CDS encoding polysaccharide lyase, yielding MKKSYKKISLFIVFLAICYLTEHTQAQIDVTKNRMAERGQIPPHPPRLPEGAIPAFPGAWGGGMFTTGGRGGKVIAVTNLQDSGPGSLRAALETAGARIVIFRVAGTIKINGDLHINHPDITIAGQSAPGDGICIAGTLNINTHNVIIRHLRVRRGVPTGGQGDDNIGGNPYHHIIIDHCSTSWGMDENISLYRHMRPSLDGSTQIKDPAEHITIQWTISSEALDAKGHAFGGTWGGNPSTFHHNLFASNTARNPSIGMSGAFDFRYNVVFNWRHRSIDGGDETSTINLINNYFKPGPATNANMRSVFARIEERSMYSPGSAWAAGDWYPKENNRPGKWYVAGNVLHENSEVSQNNWLGMRMKDRQPADKENAGEQLNLARVNTPFEGWPVAPHQQAEEVFTAVMAKAGATLPKRDVVDQRVVNMVRTGKTLTETGIIKSVDEVGGYPELRFSANELPVDSDGDGMPDAWEIKHQLDPNNAADAIVDSDGDGYTNIEEYLNGTNPNEKIDYRNLGNNVDTIS
- a CDS encoding helix-turn-helix domain-containing protein; this encodes MLPFLILDFFQIVAFAAVLLRFRQRTPVDSYLTLIMLGGALAMLSKIVLFLRAPNPDFVLTISSTLSFCAMSHLFIYEVITEKPVKKWLFGLFISPFVLSVFLFIIALIHINNPVEIAWWRLFGKDIRLSSLIVHLFLDLFIIVKYHSSAHKWVKNINGGIIIYFVIHKMLLIGIMTLPPHLVPIENMTVYIGLLSMPALLAITVYYKVLLNSYRKSKELEKTIANFVQNTEAKSTNKKYVKSNPNDTRYKVLADKMQTYLTHDKPYLDMDFSAANLADTFEITQHDLSLILNHHLNCSFYEYINTFRIQYYIENIYRVKNGELTILTLAYEAGFSAKSTFNKYFKQVTGFSPTVYLDHAHASDASVSL
- a CDS encoding CHRD domain-containing protein, coding for MKKISLHILFNFRLPLFAPFFLCVALLWASCKKEYTTSHEFVEYTETFFLTGNNPLINDPNGTSRATAKLWLMTNNELYYDVYFTVLEAPNVPTNLQIVAGQMASPGEVILLLESHTFSNTNSAQGKVELTAQQKERILAKNFHVVCQSNGRPNGLVAANATSN
- a CDS encoding RagB/SusD family nutrient uptake outer membrane protein, coding for MKFTTYQRPNLNTLMRWLFGLLCSIVLLLNSHCTKTIEDYPLEVPGIDIVFDPTDSLGVNAVNFHNNIYSNLPQGFNRIGTTTTGSGIVGVLSLSANILDAGSDDAVANAEGDNIEFYQRGSFDTFVLPDNVWSSNYAGIRKVNIFLKNIHVVPFSEAGLENRLIAEAKVLRAIFYFELLKRWGGVPIIGDTIFEYDTQIQVPRNSFQECVDYIEQQLDEAYPDLRGSNGGSPVFAAEFGRVSQGFVWGLKSRLYLYAASPLHNPSGALDKWALAADAARRFIENVNNQTFAYSLHTATATAHVNSTNVRHMSADANYATYVNRFLNIFSTRFNNEIILARMSGTNQILEQLNGPVGNQRGDLGKTNPTQNFVDAFEMRNGLEISASNSGYDASNPYYNRDPRLAGSVFVNGMPWTGRSVETFDGGLDRPQGYGNVNSTETRTGYYMRKFLTDNGNQTARANANHNFPYMRYAEILLNYAEAQNEAAGPVQQVYTAINQVRSRVGMPNLPAGLSQSQMRSRIRQERRVELAFEEHRFFDIRRWNIAGEVFASPLYGIQITRAADGRLSYNRVSVFTPYYIAPKMNLYPIPFNEMSSNRAMVQNPEWN
- a CDS encoding SusC/RagA family TonB-linked outer membrane protein; the encoded protein is MMMHWIQQLFKCVLWAASLFLPCLAVGLPSGRAARIVTDTIPDQTITDTLFSNSQEELVDVWFRKMPKQVNVAGLSSIDGEVLRSHPVADLSNALSGRLPGLFTRQNSGRAGSNFDKAAMTLRGRTPIVVVDGIIRDFTAINFNDIDQVTVMKDALSTSMFGNRSANGVVYITTKDQSKHRPFEASFDAQWGFLEDLKRFNFVDAYTYASLYNEAQLNSNPRATPAFSNSALEAYRNGTNDPFFQPYAEYYGAIYQPSSAQSRYNVNFSGRGETFNYFLSGEYFGQGGNLVDNPDKVYNTSNPYDRYNLRGNGRISFSKMLSVGFHIFAGFETYNEPGGTLATSINRAFFQPRTIHPIYNPDNTFSGTPAWTRNAVGSALSSGYITGSVRRINTDIDLHFNLEDITDGLWAKAVASISNFYNRSINRVVNPPTFGISRNANGEIVYSPILAPGFVTANIGVPSITDQFNRNYFSGLLGYDKSWNGHKIRSMATYYYDLYNESYTQLANVNHTFGLSANYSFRDRYIAELGLSYASVNRYPEENRWILLPAVGLGWIASNESWFPSENNTLSLLKLRGSVGKNATNVNSGYFAHIQGYTLNTTGYNFGASSTNVLGTMENFLANPSINYERALKYDMGIEFGLFKNTLQLTAEYYNNHFYDEVISPFNNLYSGVIGQTLREQNLGQTRYYGWELSMQHRRETSGGFGYHVGGNFNIAKSRIIDRNEGYYPYEWGYSEGGYQTQIFGYESLGLVESAAQASSLPTIAGYSLQPGDIYYRDLNGDGVINQYDQKVIAGDKPTIFYGLNFGFHYKGLDLSVLFQGAKNTPMMLNPLEMSAFVNGAGYVLDYTTENRWTPTNMEDAALPRLSLGPNINNTQNSSFWLRDASYLRLKNMEVGYSLPHAFLQRIRLQSLRLFVNGQNLMTWTPLDYFDPESGMGYSPNKRIINAGVTIGL